One candidate division KSB1 bacterium DNA window includes the following coding sequences:
- a CDS encoding sugar ABC transporter permease, translated as MASGVGEIKVNRLAYLYTLPALTVLALVVLYPFVYNVVISFSNMNLAHFRDWRLIGFQNYLTVLKDRSFWYFFLKTVLWTALNLIFHVSIGVFLALLLNKDLKGKSFYRTILILPWAMPQYITALTWRGMFNSEYGAIPLLFERWFGISIPWMTTEWGAFTACLITNIWLGFPFMMIIALGGLQSIPDELYEAAEIDGASPWLKFRHITMPLLKPVMAPAVTLGVIWTFNNFNVVWLVSNGGEPSDTTHILVSWVYKTGFTYFRFGYAAAFSMIIFAILLIFSWNFIKRTRAVEAVY; from the coding sequence ATGGCGAGCGGTGTCGGAGAAATCAAAGTCAATCGATTGGCGTATCTCTACACCCTGCCTGCATTAACAGTTCTGGCGCTGGTCGTCCTCTACCCGTTTGTCTACAACGTCGTCATTTCCTTTTCCAACATGAATCTCGCGCACTTTCGCGATTGGCGGCTCATTGGTTTTCAGAACTATCTTACCGTGCTCAAGGACCGCTCATTTTGGTACTTTTTCCTAAAGACGGTTCTGTGGACGGCCTTGAATCTGATCTTTCATGTCTCTATCGGCGTCTTTTTGGCTTTGCTGCTGAATAAGGATTTGAAAGGCAAGTCGTTTTACCGAACCATTCTGATTCTGCCTTGGGCCATGCCGCAGTATATCACCGCCTTGACCTGGCGCGGCATGTTCAATTCGGAATACGGCGCCATACCTCTGCTTTTTGAGCGCTGGTTCGGCATTTCCATTCCTTGGATGACCACCGAATGGGGCGCCTTTACCGCCTGCCTGATCACCAACATCTGGCTGGGATTCCCCTTTATGATGATCATTGCGCTAGGCGGACTACAGAGCATTCCGGATGAGCTGTATGAAGCGGCAGAGATCGACGGGGCCTCGCCGTGGCTCAAGTTCCGCCACATCACCATGCCCCTGCTGAAGCCGGTGATGGCGCCTGCCGTCACTTTAGGCGTTATTTGGACGTTCAATAATTTTAACGTCGTTTGGTTGGTGAGCAACGGCGGCGAACCGTCCGATACCACCCACATCCTGGTTTCTTGGGTATACAAAACCGGATTTACCTATTTCCGGTTCGGCTATGCGGCCGCCTTTTCGATGATCATCTTTGCCATTCTGTTGATCTTTAGCTGGAATTTCATCAAGCGGACACGCGCTGTCGAAGCTGTCTATTGA
- a CDS encoding carbohydrate ABC transporter permease, whose amino-acid sequence MRKPRELSTSGKIAAYIILSLFALFSLYPVLNVFSVSLRPGDRLLSKSLAIIPENATLQTYQQLFTREPFLRWMFNSILVSAIVTVVSVALASTAGYAFSRYRFKGRSAAMVGLITTQMFPVTMLLLPLFIMLIKIKAYDNYSGLIIAYAATALPFAIWQMKGYYDTIPYSLEEAARIDGCSEVGIFWRIVLPLAAPALVITALFSFMTAWSEYLVAAVLIQDQRLFTLPLGLKTFQSTMEVSWGLYSAGAVIVSLPVVVLFLFLSRWLISGLTLGSVKG is encoded by the coding sequence ATGAGAAAACCGCGAGAACTATCAACAAGCGGAAAGATTGCAGCTTATATTATTCTCTCCCTGTTTGCCCTTTTCTCCCTCTATCCGGTTTTGAACGTCTTTTCCGTTTCCTTGCGCCCCGGCGATCGTCTGCTCAGCAAATCCTTGGCAATCATTCCCGAAAACGCCACGCTGCAGACCTATCAACAGCTCTTTACCCGCGAGCCGTTTTTGCGGTGGATGTTCAACAGCATCCTCGTATCGGCCATAGTGACGGTAGTCAGTGTCGCCTTGGCGTCGACGGCCGGGTATGCGTTTTCCCGCTATCGCTTCAAGGGACGAAGCGCCGCCATGGTCGGACTCATCACAACCCAGATGTTTCCGGTGACCATGCTGCTGTTGCCGCTTTTTATCATGCTGATCAAAATCAAAGCCTACGACAACTATTCGGGACTGATCATTGCCTATGCGGCGACAGCTTTGCCTTTCGCCATCTGGCAGATGAAGGGCTACTACGACACGATCCCTTACAGCCTCGAAGAAGCCGCCCGTATCGACGGCTGCTCCGAAGTCGGCATTTTTTGGCGAATCGTTCTACCTCTGGCGGCTCCGGCTTTGGTGATCACGGCTCTCTTTTCGTTCATGACCGCCTGGTCGGAATATTTGGTGGCGGCCGTCCTCATTCAGGATCAACGTCTCTTTACTCTGCCGCTCGGCCTCAAAACCTTTCAGTCCACCATGGAAGTCTCCTGGGGACTCTATTCGGCCGGCGCCGTGATCGTCAGCCTGCCGGTTGTTGTTCTTTTCCTCTTTCTCAGTCGCTGGTTGATCTCCGGCTTGACTCTCGGCAGCGTGAAAGGATAG